A region of Bombilactobacillus folatiphilus DNA encodes the following proteins:
- a CDS encoding HAD-IC family P-type ATPase → MRPIDVNTGLTHAQVQDQSDRGNLNQVAQNSSTSIFKIISKNLCTLFNLINLVIAILIFTTGSYSNLFFLGPVITNFLIGTYQEIHAKKQLDRLTLLNRQKVLVLRDGQQQEIFQEELVLHDLIILQRGNQVPADGTVRQTSHLEVDESNLTGESAAVLKATGEQVLSGSLIISGQALIELTAVGDHSFANRLASSAKNQQHNVSKLLNIINQIIKIVTLTIIPLSVLLFWASFQHTHNTSTAILGTSASIIGMIPQGLVLLTSVALAVGAVHLSRKQVLVKSMTALEALARVDTLCLDKTGTITTGNLKLADIISIQLSKPKLLTICQNIIQATNENNETAQAILAAQEPASQLPEVQSIVAFSSERKWSAVNFQNQQSFAMGAPNFILQDTKQIQVAQQYAQQGLRVLAVVQSASLITDQIDQPELLGYLLIQDEIRPTADSTFKYLHNQGLNLKVISGDDPSTVKNIATQIQLAEQIKAIDMSTVNPQANLDTYAHIAQTYNIFGRTLPEQKQKLIQALQQKGHQVAMTGDGVNDVLAMRQSDCGVAIAGNSDAAESAADFVLLNQNFDSLIYVLNEGRRVINNIERVAALYLIKTMYSALLTVIFICLRSGYPFHPAQMTPVNALTVGIPTFFLALQPDFRPPEGRFYKNVLQVALPAALDITLVIMVIVGSGQWLNFNYSQISTLAVWAISLISFAALWTIARPLNRGSLSIFIILFLTNLLIFIFWGKPFELINLFTQPQLIVSLIIVVIFYPLFRVTRELVVRYLFK, encoded by the coding sequence ATGCGACCAATAGACGTTAATACCGGTTTAACACATGCGCAAGTTCAAGACCAATCCGATCGTGGCAATTTAAACCAAGTTGCGCAAAATAGTTCAACGTCAATATTTAAAATTATATCAAAAAATCTCTGTACTTTATTTAATTTGATCAATTTAGTTATTGCCATCCTAATTTTTACCACAGGCAGTTATTCTAACCTTTTTTTCTTAGGTCCCGTGATTACTAACTTTTTAATCGGTACATATCAAGAAATTCACGCCAAAAAACAGCTTGACCGTTTAACCCTGCTGAATCGCCAAAAGGTGCTAGTTTTACGTGACGGTCAGCAACAAGAAATCTTTCAAGAAGAATTAGTTTTACATGATCTCATCATCTTGCAACGTGGCAATCAAGTACCGGCAGATGGAACCGTCCGCCAAACCTCACATTTAGAAGTTGATGAATCAAATCTGACGGGCGAATCTGCTGCCGTATTAAAAGCAACGGGCGAACAAGTACTATCCGGTAGCCTCATTATCAGTGGCCAAGCTTTAATCGAATTAACGGCTGTCGGAGATCATAGTTTTGCGAATCGGTTAGCAAGTTCCGCCAAAAATCAACAACACAACGTTTCCAAACTACTCAACATTATTAATCAAATCATCAAAATCGTCACATTGACCATTATTCCTTTGAGTGTGCTCTTATTTTGGGCTAGCTTTCAGCACACTCATAACACATCGACCGCTATTTTGGGCACTTCTGCTTCCATTATCGGCATGATTCCGCAAGGCTTAGTTCTGTTGACTTCTGTTGCGCTAGCCGTTGGTGCAGTACATCTCAGCCGCAAACAAGTGTTAGTTAAATCCATGACTGCTTTAGAAGCCTTAGCGCGTGTGGATACACTATGTCTAGATAAAACTGGCACAATTACTACGGGCAATTTAAAATTGGCAGATATTATCAGTATTCAATTATCAAAGCCTAAGTTATTAACAATCTGCCAAAATATCATTCAAGCCACTAATGAAAATAACGAAACAGCGCAAGCCATCTTGGCAGCTCAAGAACCTGCCAGTCAGCTTCCTGAAGTCCAAAGTATCGTTGCTTTTTCCTCAGAACGCAAATGGTCCGCGGTCAATTTTCAAAATCAGCAGTCATTTGCGATGGGTGCTCCTAATTTTATTTTACAAGACACTAAACAAATTCAAGTCGCCCAACAATATGCCCAGCAAGGTTTACGCGTTTTGGCGGTGGTCCAATCTGCATCTTTAATTACAGATCAGATTGATCAACCTGAATTACTAGGCTATTTATTAATTCAAGACGAGATCCGCCCGACCGCAGATTCAACATTTAAGTATTTGCACAATCAAGGTCTCAATCTCAAAGTGATTTCGGGCGATGACCCCAGCACGGTTAAAAATATTGCTACCCAAATTCAACTAGCTGAGCAAATCAAAGCCATTGATATGTCCACGGTGAATCCCCAAGCTAATTTAGACACCTATGCACATATTGCTCAGACATATAACATTTTTGGTCGAACTTTACCCGAACAAAAGCAAAAATTGATTCAAGCTTTGCAACAAAAAGGACACCAAGTGGCTATGACTGGTGATGGTGTCAATGATGTGCTAGCCATGCGGCAATCCGATTGTGGAGTTGCGATTGCTGGTAATAGTGATGCTGCCGAAAGCGCTGCCGATTTTGTACTTCTGAACCAAAATTTTGATTCGTTGATTTATGTTTTAAATGAAGGTCGGCGCGTGATTAATAATATTGAACGAGTTGCCGCCTTATACCTGATTAAAACCATGTATTCTGCTCTGTTAACCGTCATTTTCATTTGCTTACGTTCGGGTTATCCATTCCATCCTGCGCAAATGACACCTGTTAATGCGCTGACTGTGGGTATTCCTACCTTCTTTTTAGCATTACAACCAGATTTTCGGCCGCCAGAAGGTCGTTTTTACAAAAATGTCCTCCAAGTCGCTCTGCCCGCTGCGCTAGATATTACTTTAGTCATCATGGTTATCGTTGGCAGTGGTCAATGGTTGAACTTTAATTATAGTCAGATTTCTACGTTAGCCGTTTGGGCCATCAGTCTCATTAGTTTTGCTGCTTTATGGACCATTGCTCGCCCTCTAAATCGAGGTAGTTTAAGCATTTTTATTATCTTATTTCTGACTAATCTATTAATTTTTATTTTCTGGGGCAAACCATTCGAATTAATTAATCTCTTCACACAGCCTCAACTAATTGTGAGTCTCATCATTGTTGTCATTTTTTATCCATTATTCCGCGTCACTCGCGAATTGGTCGTCCGTTATTTATTCAAATAA
- a CDS encoding glycosyltransferase family 2 protein — MVKLTLVMPLYNEAQLLRRSLDSIVAQINQDFELLMINDASTDQTVQIAQEYIQQHANFYLVSQEFNQGISAARNRGIQEARGQLITFIDGDDWLEPQYTDYFIQKFTQQSMDLVTCGFFKESAKSQTTIAPLKRSGPCTRAHLLKLITQPINNPVMGYTWNKVYRLELIRQKQLWFDSDLPLMEDQVFDVQYVSAAQHFYVDSRQLYHYWQHNQSVTHTYNWTNIKSIGRANYRILKTITNH; from the coding sequence AAGCCCAACTTTTACGGCGCAGTTTGGATTCAATTGTGGCGCAGATTAACCAAGATTTTGAATTATTAATGATTAATGATGCTTCGACGGACCAAACAGTTCAGATTGCTCAAGAATATATTCAACAACATGCTAATTTTTATTTAGTGAGTCAGGAATTTAATCAGGGTATTTCGGCGGCCCGTAATCGCGGTATTCAAGAAGCGCGTGGACAATTAATCACTTTTATTGATGGTGACGACTGGTTGGAACCGCAATATACGGATTATTTTATTCAGAAGTTTACCCAGCAATCTATGGATTTAGTGACTTGTGGTTTTTTCAAGGAATCGGCTAAAAGTCAGACAACCATTGCACCCTTGAAACGTAGTGGTCCTTGCACAAGAGCTCATCTTTTAAAATTAATTACGCAACCGATTAATAATCCTGTGATGGGTTACACGTGGAACAAAGTTTACCGACTGGAATTGATTCGACAAAAGCAATTGTGGTTTGACTCGGATTTGCCCTTAATGGAGGACCAAGTGTTTGATGTGCAATATGTGAGTGCCGCGCAGCACTTTTATGTTGATTCAAGGCAATTGTATCATTACTGGCAGCATAACCAAAGTGTCACCCATACTTATAACTGGACAAATATTAAAAGTATTGGACGGGCGAATTATCGGATTTTAAAAACGATTACAAACCATTGA
- a CDS encoding DUF1694 domain-containing protein has product MTNVEDYLKQNVFGTPQLKPDEKRKFLGNFQDRVALALTIAQIRNPQNLQMVEKVMRQYPQYHLYLSDRLSTTYRKPLVQLAVKLQYSFTIIAQQKMRTKTQPVTDQEMGLVIADAQQAIHKPLLI; this is encoded by the coding sequence ATGACCAATGTAGAAGATTATCTAAAACAAAATGTTTTTGGTACCCCGCAATTAAAACCGGATGAAAAACGAAAATTTTTGGGCAATTTTCAGGACCGGGTGGCTTTAGCTTTAACAATTGCCCAAATTCGTAATCCCCAGAATTTACAAATGGTAGAAAAAGTTATGCGTCAATATCCACAGTATCATCTATACTTGAGTGATCGTTTAAGCACAACTTATCGTAAACCACTTGTACAACTGGCCGTGAAATTGCAGTATTCTTTCACCATTATTGCCCAACAAAAAATGCGGACCAAGACACAACCCGTGACAGATCAAGAAATGGGTTTGGTGATTGCGGATGCCCAACAAGCAATTCACAAGCCACTACTTATTTGA